A section of the Littorina saxatilis isolate snail1 unplaced genomic scaffold, US_GU_Lsax_2.0 scaffold_1503, whole genome shotgun sequence genome encodes:
- the LOC138954421 gene encoding uncharacterized protein, with amino-acid sequence MFTAKFNDRKRFVGQASGKRKKQLALARIAEQEKSTGDENAPREVSAAECVVLDGGGDAHFSHRLQVEPRPVLCDIHDNQQEIEGASASAKKLRRFSGADDLQNAQVPADVPAEPKRTWCIVECGQLNSLLSDVKCPECEAGHLTIRVGESMGLSQELALCCDSCQYRRSEFSSPRESNRNHMKNVPFDVNKQIVLYSHEIGSGYSSVEKLCTVFGMPVMNKSSYQRIDKKVNASILAVTNVTLVETVEHVNVAYRQTFPQGRADVQFDEEDEDAAWEEDDGILWVDVAFDGTWHKRGFSSHYGVGVVVDVLTGLVLDFSVKSTYCHTCAMNKEKLEEMTPAQQLRWEQQHRAECSINHQGSAKSMERDAALELWGRSVERHNLRYRTMLSDGDSTAFNAVAAAQPYGPTRPITKLECTNHLPKRMGTALRKAAKDERLGGRGEGRLTKEKCQRLQNYFRSAILNNLEDQRAMEQAIWATFFHVTSTDEDPHHDRCPAGPASWCFFQRARAEEQPPPPHAEHNGTALSREVSHAVLPIYRRMTNPILLKRVAHGKTQNSNESLHNVMWGHCPKEIFVGKGRVEAATAEAVAKFNRGNFALAQVMDHMSLPITDLMEAALAKKDKVRIQKAEKATAVAAVAARRARCAGRQRQLEQQEDQEGEVYGAGLMGDGGE; translated from the exons ATGTTCACTGCAAAATTCAACGATAGAAAGAGGTTTGTGGGGCAGGCATCGGGCAAGAGGAAGAAGCAGCTTGCATTAGCTCGAATAGCCGAACAAGAAAAGTCCACGGGCGATGAAAACGCGCCCCGCGAAGTTAGCGCAGCGGAGTGTGTCGTTTTGGATGGTGGAGGTGATGCACATTTTTCTCATCGACTTCAAGTCGAACCTCGGCCAGTGTTGTGCGATATACACGACAACCAGCAGGAAATAGAGGGTGCTTCAGCCTCTGCGAAGAAGCTAAGAAGATTCAGTGGTGCCGATGACTTGCAGAACGCACAAGTGCCAGCCGATGTGCCTGCTGAACCGAAACGTACATGGTGTATCGTTGAGTGTGGTCAGCTCAACTCGCTATTATCGGATGTGAAATGCCCGGAATGCGAAGCAGGACATTTAACGATACGCGTTGGAGAATCCATGGGCTTGTCCCAAGAGTTAGCACTTTGCTGTGACAGCTGCCAGTACAGACGGTCAGAATTTTCTTCACCTAGAGAGAGCAACCGCAACCACATGAAGAATGTTCCCTTTGACGTGAACAAACAGATTGTCCTATACTCGCATGAGATTGGCAGTGGGTACTCAAGTGTGGAAAAGCTGTGCACAGTGTTTGGCATGCCCGTGATGAACAAAAGCTCATATCAAAGAATTGATAAAAAGGTCAATGCCAGCATCTTGGCCGTAACAAATGTCACACTGGTGGAAACTGTTGAGCATGTAAATGTTGCATACAGGCAGACCTTTCCTCAAGGTAGAGCAGATGTCCAGTTTGACGAAGAGGATGAAGACGCTGCCTGGGAAGAAGATGACGGTATTCTTTGGGTAGATGTTGCCTTTGATGGCACCTGGCATAAAAGGGGTTTTTCATCACATTATGGTGTAGGAGTGGTGGTTGACGTTCTCACTGGGTTGGTGCTCGACTTCTCTGTAAAATCCACCTACTGCCACACATGTGCCATGAATAAGGAGAAATTGGAGGAGATGACCCCTGCCCAACAACTGCGATGGGAGCAGCAACACCGGGCTGAGTGCAGCATCAACCACCAGGGATCTGCAAAGTCTATGGAGAGGGATGCAGCGTTGGAGTTATGGGGAAG GTCTGTTGAGCGTCACAACCTCAGGTACAGAACTATGCTGTCGGACGGAGATTCTACGGCTTTCAATGCTGTGGCTGCAGCTCAGCCCTACGGTCCCACACGTCCCATCACCAAGCTGGAATGTACCAACCACCTCCCCAAGAGAATGGGCACAGCTCTCCGCAAGGCAGCAAAGGATGAAAGGCTTggtggaagaggggaggggcGACTAACCAAGGAAAAGTGCCAACGCTTGCAAAACTACTTCCGTAGCGCGATCCTCAACAACCTTGAAGATCAGCGAGCCATGGAGCAGGCGATCTGGGCCACTTTCTTCCATGTAACTTCAACGGACGAGGACCCTCACCATGACAGATGTCCAGCTGGGCCAGCCTCATggtgcttttttcaaagagccAGGGCAGAAGAgcaaccaccacctccacacGCAGAGCACAACGGCACCGCCTTGTCCAGGGAAGTCTCGCATGCTGTTCTGCCCATCTACAGAAGAATGACCAATCCCATTCTTCTCAAGCGCGTGGCCCATGGCAAAACCCAGAACAGTAACGAGTCTCTGCACAATGTCATGTGGGGACACTGCCCCAAAGAAATCTTTGTTGGGAAAGGCCGGGTGGAAGCAGCCACCGCTGAGGCTGTTGCGAAGTTCAACAGAGGCAACTTTGCACTGGCACAGGTCATGGACCACATGAGCTTGCCAATAACTGATCTCATGGAGGCTGCTTTGGCCAAGAAAGACAAAGTGAGGATTCAGAAAGCAGAGAAAGCAACAGCTGTGGCCGCTGTGGCAGCACGTAGGGCAAGATGTGCGGGTCGTCAACGCCAGCTGGAGCAGCAAGAAGACCAGGAGGGGGAGGTGTACGGAGCTGGACTGATGGGAGACGG